One window from the genome of Echinicola vietnamensis DSM 17526 encodes:
- a CDS encoding N-acyl-D-amino-acid deacylase family protein — protein MKQHFPLILLLLLAFACHQPTDFDTIIRNGQVVDGSGKPSYIADVGIRADTVAAVGDLADKTADQEIDAKGLVVAPGFINMLSWAVESLIEDGRSMSDIKQGVTLEIFGEGSSWGPLTPATRREMKADQGKITYDIPWTTLGGYLEFLEKKGVSTNVASFVGATTLRVNTVGYEDRAPSPQELDSMKMMVRQAMEEGALGIGSSLIYAPAFYSSTEELIALCKVASEYDGMYISHLRSEGNKLLESLDELIEIASEANIRAEVYHLKQSGEANWSKFDEVVRKVDSARNAGLHITTDMYTYTAGATGLDAAMPPWVQEGGYEAWAKRLQDPEIRKKVLQEMKSPAITWESLMQAAGSADKMILVGFKNDSLKHLTGKTLAEVAELRGKSPEETAMDLVVEDGSRVGTVYFLMSEENVQKQLQLPWMSFGSDAQSMAAEGVFLQSSTHPRAYGNFARLLGKYVREEKVIPLEEAIYKLTHLPATNLRIEKRGLLKPGYYADIAIFDPEKIEDKATFDQPHQYATGMVHVLVNGQQVLRQGKHTGAFPGRAVRGPGWKGSRP, from the coding sequence ATGAAACAGCATTTTCCCCTTATCCTACTTCTTCTACTTGCCTTTGCATGTCATCAGCCAACGGATTTTGATACCATTATCCGAAATGGCCAAGTGGTGGATGGCAGCGGAAAGCCTTCTTATATTGCCGACGTGGGTATCCGAGCCGATACGGTGGCCGCTGTAGGTGACTTAGCGGATAAGACTGCCGACCAAGAAATAGATGCCAAAGGCTTGGTCGTAGCTCCCGGCTTCATCAACATGCTCAGCTGGGCAGTGGAATCCCTGATCGAAGATGGCCGCTCCATGAGTGATATCAAACAAGGCGTCACATTGGAAATCTTTGGGGAAGGCAGCTCTTGGGGGCCACTGACTCCTGCTACCCGTCGGGAAATGAAAGCTGATCAAGGAAAAATCACCTATGATATCCCGTGGACGACGTTGGGCGGATACTTGGAATTTCTCGAAAAAAAAGGTGTGTCCACTAACGTCGCCTCTTTCGTAGGGGCCACCACCCTTCGGGTCAATACCGTCGGGTATGAAGATCGGGCACCCAGTCCGCAGGAGCTCGATTCCATGAAAATGATGGTGAGGCAGGCCATGGAAGAAGGAGCACTGGGCATCGGCTCATCGCTGATCTACGCACCGGCTTTTTATTCCAGCACAGAAGAGCTTATCGCCCTCTGTAAGGTCGCCTCGGAATATGATGGCATGTATATTTCCCACTTGCGAAGCGAGGGAAACAAACTGTTGGAAAGCTTGGATGAATTGATAGAAATCGCCAGTGAAGCGAATATCCGCGCAGAAGTTTACCATCTGAAACAAAGCGGTGAGGCCAATTGGAGCAAGTTTGATGAGGTGGTTCGGAAGGTGGACTCGGCCAGAAACGCCGGCCTCCACATCACCACGGATATGTACACTTATACTGCCGGTGCCACCGGCCTGGATGCTGCCATGCCGCCGTGGGTGCAAGAAGGAGGCTACGAGGCTTGGGCCAAACGGCTTCAGGATCCTGAAATCCGAAAAAAGGTCCTGCAGGAAATGAAAAGTCCTGCCATCACTTGGGAGAGCCTGATGCAAGCGGCAGGGTCGGCAGACAAAATGATCTTGGTAGGTTTTAAAAATGACAGCCTCAAACACCTTACCGGTAAAACCTTGGCAGAGGTGGCCGAGCTGAGAGGCAAATCCCCAGAAGAAACGGCCATGGACTTGGTGGTAGAAGACGGCAGCCGCGTAGGAACGGTTTACTTTCTGATGTCCGAAGAAAATGTCCAAAAGCAACTCCAACTCCCTTGGATGAGCTTTGGCTCGGATGCGCAATCCATGGCGGCGGAAGGGGTATTCCTCCAATCCAGCACCCATCCACGAGCCTACGGTAACTTTGCCCGATTGCTTGGAAAGTACGTCCGGGAAGAAAAGGTCATCCCCCTCGAAGAGGCCATTTATAAACTGACCCATTTGCCTGCTACGAACCTTCGCATTGAAAAGAGAGGATTGCTAAAACCAGGATATTACGCCGATATCGCTATTTTTGATCCAGAAAAAATTGAGGACAAGGCTACCTTTGACCAGCCACACCAGTATGCAACAGGCATGGTACATGTATTGGTAAATGGCCAGCAAGTCCTTCGACAAGGTAAACACACCGGTGCCTTTCCCGGTAGGGCAGTCCGCGGTCCCGGTTGGAAAGGAAGCCGTCCATAA
- a CDS encoding four helix bundle protein, producing the protein MNNYKELKVWKRGIFLAKDIYVLTATFPHDEKYGLVTQMRRSAVSVASNIAEGAGRGSDREFRRFMDIAYGSLCELDTQLCIAKLLDLVNDSVFKSLENEINEMQKMSYSLIKSLK; encoded by the coding sequence ATGAATAATTATAAAGAATTAAAAGTATGGAAAAGAGGCATTTTTTTGGCCAAAGACATTTACGTGTTGACAGCTACTTTTCCACACGATGAGAAATATGGTCTTGTGACCCAAATGAGGAGGTCTGCTGTTTCGGTGGCCTCAAATATTGCTGAGGGTGCAGGAAGAGGTTCCGACCGAGAATTTCGACGATTTATGGATATAGCTTATGGTTCACTGTGTGAATTAGATACACAGTTATGTATTGCAAAACTATTGGATTTAGTGAATGATTCCGTATTCAAATCATTGGAAAATGAGATCAATGAAATGCAAAAAATGAGCTATTCGTTGATTAAAAGTTTGAAATAG
- a CDS encoding acyl-CoA dehydrogenase family protein has product MTTKNNTINGGEFLIRETAATEIFIPAEFTEEQRMMAQACQDFIDTEILPKSEEIDSMKNPDLVPAILKKAGELGLLGISVPEEYQGLGMSFNTSMLIADIIGAAGSFSTTYGAHTGIGTLPILYYGTEEQKKKYLPKLATGEWAACYCLTEPDAGSDANSGKTKATLTEDGKHYLLNGQKMWISNGGFADLFIVFAKIGEDKNLTAFIVEKDFGGITMNEEEKKMGIKGSSTRQVFFNDCKVPVENMLSDRQNGFKIAVNILNIGRVKLGAGVLGGCRQVIKNALQYSSERKQFGVSINTFGAIKSKLAEMAVKTYVSESLCYRLGQNIEDRIDALMASGMEANQAKLKGVEQFAMECAIAKIHGSEVLDYVVDQGVQIYGGMGYSADAPMERAYRDARISRIYEGTNEINRMLMIGMLLKRAMKGEVDLFGPAKAVADELTAVPSFGAVDNSQLFAAEKELLKKLKKVFLMIGGKAAMTFGPKIEEEQEIMMNLADIMIEIYAAESALLRTEKRVTLQGEEACKQQIAMVKVYLTEAVDIIQAAGKEAIASFTTGDEQKVMLMGLKRFTKADPENTKALRRQIADHMIDKGKYPYFN; this is encoded by the coding sequence ATGACAACAAAAAACAATACCATTAACGGCGGGGAGTTTCTCATTCGGGAAACAGCAGCCACGGAAATTTTTATTCCTGCAGAATTTACGGAAGAGCAGCGCATGATGGCGCAGGCCTGTCAGGATTTTATCGATACGGAGATTTTGCCAAAATCCGAGGAAATCGATAGTATGAAGAATCCTGATTTGGTGCCGGCTATTCTGAAAAAGGCCGGTGAGCTAGGACTATTGGGTATTTCGGTGCCCGAGGAATACCAAGGATTGGGCATGAGCTTTAATACTTCCATGCTGATTGCAGACATCATTGGTGCGGCGGGATCCTTTTCGACGACCTATGGCGCCCATACGGGCATTGGCACCTTGCCGATTTTGTATTATGGCACCGAGGAACAAAAGAAAAAGTACCTGCCCAAGTTGGCTACCGGTGAATGGGCCGCCTGCTACTGCCTCACCGAACCGGACGCTGGCTCGGATGCCAATAGCGGGAAGACCAAGGCCACCCTCACCGAGGATGGCAAGCACTACCTGCTCAATGGCCAGAAAATGTGGATCTCCAATGGCGGTTTTGCGGATTTGTTTATCGTCTTTGCTAAAATTGGTGAGGACAAAAACCTGACAGCCTTTATTGTGGAAAAGGATTTTGGTGGCATCACCATGAACGAGGAAGAGAAAAAGATGGGCATCAAAGGCTCATCTACGCGCCAAGTGTTTTTCAATGACTGCAAAGTGCCGGTCGAAAACATGCTTTCCGATCGTCAAAATGGCTTTAAGATCGCTGTCAATATCCTCAATATTGGCCGTGTGAAATTAGGCGCTGGGGTGCTGGGAGGCTGTAGGCAAGTGATCAAAAATGCCCTGCAATATTCATCCGAACGAAAGCAGTTTGGCGTGAGCATCAATACTTTTGGGGCCATCAAATCGAAATTGGCCGAAATGGCGGTCAAGACGTATGTCAGTGAATCCCTGTGCTATCGTCTTGGCCAGAACATCGAGGACCGCATCGATGCGCTCATGGCATCAGGAATGGAGGCAAACCAAGCCAAGCTGAAAGGGGTAGAGCAGTTTGCGATGGAATGTGCCATTGCAAAGATCCATGGCTCGGAAGTGTTGGACTATGTGGTGGACCAAGGGGTGCAGATTTACGGTGGCATGGGCTATTCTGCCGATGCGCCCATGGAGCGGGCCTATCGGGATGCACGGATCTCGCGCATCTATGAAGGCACCAATGAAATCAACCGCATGCTCATGATCGGCATGCTGCTCAAGCGTGCGATGAAAGGAGAGGTTGACCTCTTCGGGCCTGCCAAAGCCGTAGCCGATGAGCTGACAGCGGTTCCTTCTTTTGGTGCTGTGGATAATTCTCAGCTTTTCGCAGCGGAAAAAGAGCTGCTAAAGAAGCTGAAGAAGGTGTTTCTGATGATCGGCGGAAAGGCAGCCATGACCTTCGGCCCCAAAATCGAGGAGGAACAAGAAATCATGATGAACTTAGCCGACATCATGATAGAGATCTACGCTGCAGAATCGGCGTTGCTCCGCACAGAGAAAAGAGTTACCCTTCAAGGGGAAGAAGCTTGTAAGCAGCAAATTGCCATGGTAAAAGTTTACCTCACTGAAGCTGTGGATATCATTCAGGCTGCTGGTAAAGAGGCAATCGCTTCGTTTACCACTGGAGATGAGCAAAAGGTCATGCTGATGGGCCTCAAGCGCTTTACCAAGGCGGATCCGGAAAACACCAAAGCACTGAGGAGGCAAATCGCTGATCACATGATCGACAAAGGCAAGTACCCATACTTCAATTAA
- a CDS encoding GNAT family N-acetyltransferase, with product MEPNYKIISLRPEDTWALRHRVMWPDQPFDDVKLEVDPHGRHFGLVQGDQICTVISVFVKNGQAQFRKFATETSQQGKGYGSILLRYIISHLEEEGIHRIWCNARADKTAFYEKFGLQKTQQTFAKKGIDYIIMEKTTVEIAEHRDFTLEQLLPLYQKNHWSSANKPEVLYKGLTHSDSLVTAWENDQLVGLGNAISDGHLVVYFPHLLVLPSHQGKGIGRKIMERMFEKYAGFHMQMLTAEVKAVPFYKKMGFEQAGKTVPMWKYEGKEH from the coding sequence ATGGAACCTAATTATAAAATCATCTCCTTACGGCCGGAAGACACATGGGCCCTTCGCCATCGTGTGATGTGGCCAGATCAACCGTTTGATGATGTCAAACTTGAAGTGGATCCACATGGCCGACATTTTGGATTGGTACAAGGAGATCAAATCTGTACGGTGATATCCGTATTTGTAAAAAACGGACAGGCACAGTTCAGGAAATTCGCCACGGAAACCTCACAGCAAGGAAAGGGTTATGGCAGCATTTTGCTCCGCTATATCATTTCCCATTTGGAAGAAGAAGGCATCCATCGCATCTGGTGCAATGCCCGTGCGGACAAAACCGCCTTTTACGAAAAATTTGGGCTTCAAAAAACCCAACAAACCTTTGCCAAAAAAGGCATTGACTATATCATCATGGAGAAAACGACGGTGGAAATAGCAGAACATCGGGATTTTACGCTAGAGCAACTACTGCCACTCTACCAAAAAAACCACTGGAGTTCCGCAAATAAACCTGAGGTGCTCTATAAAGGCCTCACCCACTCGGATAGTTTGGTCACCGCTTGGGAAAACGACCAGTTGGTTGGATTGGGCAATGCCATTTCCGATGGCCATTTGGTGGTGTATTTCCCGCATTTACTGGTTTTGCCCAGTCATCAGGGAAAAGGCATTGGCCGCAAAATCATGGAGAGGATGTTCGAAAAATACGCAGGCTTCCACATGCAAATGCTCACTGCGGAGGTCAAGGCAGTACCCTTTTACAAAAAAATGGGCTTCGAACAGGCCGGAAAAACGGTGCCGATGTGGAAATACGAAGGAAAAGAGCACTGA
- a CDS encoding DoxX family protein, protein MLPLFVLLISFGMAAGVLRLLRKAIHWPLVGRIALSTMLVFTAMGHVMFTAGMAKMIPDFIPFKIAMVYFTGLVEIIAAVGIHLRPVRKITGLLLMIFFILMLPANIKAAVEQLNYKTGQFDGPGLNYLWFRIPFQILLIAWTYWWVLVNKKSSLQKTPTAKRDT, encoded by the coding sequence ATGTTACCGCTATTTGTCTTGCTAATAAGTTTTGGAATGGCAGCAGGAGTGCTGCGGCTGCTGCGGAAAGCGATCCACTGGCCCTTGGTTGGGAGAATTGCCCTCAGTACCATGCTGGTCTTTACCGCCATGGGCCATGTGATGTTTACCGCTGGAATGGCCAAAATGATCCCAGACTTTATACCCTTCAAAATCGCCATGGTCTATTTCACCGGTTTGGTAGAAATCATTGCCGCAGTGGGCATCCACCTGCGCCCTGTCCGGAAGATTACCGGCCTACTGCTGATGATATTCTTCATTTTGATGCTTCCTGCCAATATAAAAGCCGCCGTGGAACAATTAAACTATAAAACTGGCCAATTCGATGGGCCAGGTCTTAACTACCTTTGGTTCAGAATTCCCTTTCAAATCCTGCTTATCGCTTGGACGTATTGGTGGGTACTGGTGAATAAAAAATCAAGTTTACAAAAAACACCAACGGCTAAGAGAGATACATAA
- a CDS encoding DUF3566 domain-containing protein, with translation MKRRIKRFGVVQTAAMFALVYFVFMAILMIPIGLFMTLAGLSRFSEHYSFLNGFGSGILFLFLPFVYAVIVFVMTAIACLVYNLIAKWIGGIEVEIADEIDRTKNPFQ, from the coding sequence ATGAAAAGAAGAATTAAACGTTTTGGAGTGGTCCAGACGGCCGCTATGTTTGCCCTGGTTTATTTTGTATTCATGGCCATTTTGATGATTCCGATTGGGCTGTTCATGACGTTGGCCGGATTAAGTCGCTTTTCGGAGCACTATAGTTTTTTGAATGGCTTTGGGAGTGGTATTTTGTTTCTGTTCTTACCATTTGTCTATGCAGTAATTGTCTTTGTGATGACGGCCATTGCCTGTCTGGTCTATAACCTGATCGCCAAGTGGATCGGGGGAATAGAAGTGGAAATCGCTGATGAAATCGATAGGACAAAAAACCCATTTCAATAA
- a CDS encoding ZIP family metal transporter codes for MDTISKILVYAGFSGITVFIGALLGKAFNHHVHKRTVKYEISHTAMAFGGGIILSAVALVLVPKGLEELPLWPMLFSFGLGSVTFFLIDRYLEQKGGKMAQLLAMLMDFVPESIALGALFASDPSTGTLLAIFIGLQNLPEAFNSYRDMVLSGFTVNKTLIMMFFLSFAGIGGAMIGHYLLRDYPDITAHLMVFASGGILYLLFQDIAPSSQMKNHQWGAMGACLGFMVGMIGEKVI; via the coding sequence ATGGATACGATAAGTAAGATTTTGGTGTATGCCGGTTTTTCAGGGATTACCGTTTTTATTGGGGCACTCCTGGGCAAGGCCTTTAACCACCACGTTCATAAACGGACCGTAAAGTATGAAATTTCACATACTGCCATGGCCTTTGGAGGTGGGATAATTTTGTCTGCTGTAGCACTGGTCTTGGTGCCAAAGGGCCTGGAAGAGTTGCCTTTATGGCCGATGCTGTTTTCTTTTGGACTTGGCTCCGTAACCTTCTTTTTGATCGATCGCTACCTGGAACAAAAAGGTGGAAAAATGGCCCAGCTGTTGGCGATGCTAATGGATTTCGTTCCTGAGTCCATCGCCTTGGGTGCTTTGTTTGCGAGTGATCCATCCACGGGAACCTTGTTGGCCATATTTATTGGTCTTCAGAATTTACCCGAAGCGTTTAATTCTTATCGGGACATGGTCCTGAGCGGATTTACCGTGAACAAGACGCTGATCATGATGTTTTTCTTGAGTTTTGCAGGAATAGGAGGCGCCATGATCGGTCATTATCTGCTCAGGGATTATCCGGATATTACAGCCCACCTGATGGTGTTTGCCAGTGGTGGCATTTTATATTTGCTCTTTCAGGATATCGCTCCAAGCAGCCAGATGAAAAACCACCAATGGGGCGCCATGGGCGCTTGCTTGGGTTTTATGGTAGGAATGATAGGGGAAAAGGTCATTTAA
- a CDS encoding PAS domain S-box protein, translating to MDSQVFSNARDAILAFDLRGNVVYSNAASYKLFEYNRSSLLGMEYGALVHEAKMDFDQLREAILFNETLDPFKFNIVSKGDRKKLVSAQFSPVKDEDGKITGISVFFRKVNQSDKVASKAQALVETAPDAMVIVNSEGQIVLINAQTENQFGYNKEELIGSELEILIPDKYISKHKQNRKSYAKQPKPRSMGQGMELFGKRKDGSVFPVEISLSPLKTEDGLFVSAAIRNITDRKKAENKFKGLLESAPDAIILADKDGNIQLANEQVVNIFGYSKSELIGNKIEMLVPMRYHHRHTNHRDEFFHTAETRPMASGLELSGVRKSGEEFPVEISLSPLETEDGALAIAVIRDTSEKAAVKKEMQDFNKKLQVKNKELEQFAYVASHDLQEPLQTVMSFTEFLSENYGEHFDETGKKSMQYIMEATGRMRQLIKGLLDYSRIGRERKPVMVDCNSLISDIKVDLSSQIKATNASIHADNLPHIKGNYTELRLLFQNLITNGIKFHQEGVPPKIQIGVTKKADHWLFCIKDNGIGIENKFKERIFIIFQRLHTRNTYDGTGIGLAHCQKIVELHGGKIWVHSELGKGSSFLFTVPN from the coding sequence GTGGACAGTCAGGTATTTAGTAATGCCAGGGATGCTATTTTAGCCTTTGATCTAAGGGGCAATGTGGTGTACAGCAACGCCGCAAGCTATAAGTTATTCGAGTATAATCGCTCTTCCCTTCTGGGGATGGAATATGGGGCGTTGGTTCATGAGGCGAAAATGGACTTTGATCAATTGCGGGAAGCTATTCTCTTCAATGAAACCTTGGATCCTTTTAAATTTAACATCGTTTCGAAAGGCGATAGAAAGAAATTGGTATCCGCTCAATTTTCACCTGTAAAAGATGAGGATGGTAAAATAACCGGGATATCGGTGTTTTTCAGGAAAGTCAACCAGTCTGATAAAGTCGCCAGCAAAGCTCAAGCGCTAGTAGAAACCGCTCCTGATGCCATGGTCATTGTCAATTCGGAAGGGCAGATCGTATTGATAAATGCCCAAACAGAAAACCAATTTGGCTATAACAAGGAAGAGCTTATCGGCAGCGAATTGGAAATTCTCATTCCTGACAAGTACATCAGCAAGCACAAGCAAAACAGGAAAAGCTATGCCAAGCAACCCAAACCTCGAAGCATGGGCCAGGGCATGGAACTGTTCGGAAAGCGGAAAGATGGCTCTGTATTTCCGGTGGAGATTTCCCTCAGCCCGCTGAAAACCGAAGATGGGCTATTTGTCTCCGCTGCAATCCGAAATATTACCGACCGGAAAAAAGCAGAAAATAAATTTAAGGGCTTACTGGAAAGTGCTCCAGATGCCATTATTCTTGCCGATAAGGATGGCAACATCCAACTGGCCAACGAGCAAGTGGTCAACATTTTTGGATACAGTAAAAGTGAACTGATAGGGAATAAAATCGAAATGCTCGTCCCCATGCGCTATCACCATCGCCATACCAACCATCGGGATGAATTTTTCCATACTGCCGAGACCAGGCCAATGGCCTCCGGGCTGGAATTATCCGGTGTGCGCAAGTCCGGTGAGGAATTTCCCGTAGAAATTTCCCTCAGTCCCTTGGAAACCGAAGATGGTGCCTTGGCCATTGCGGTCATCCGTGACACCAGTGAAAAAGCGGCCGTAAAAAAAGAAATGCAGGATTTTAATAAAAAGCTGCAAGTCAAAAACAAGGAGCTCGAGCAATTTGCCTATGTGGCATCCCATGACCTTCAGGAGCCCTTACAGACGGTGATGAGCTTTACGGAATTTTTATCCGAAAACTACGGGGAGCATTTTGACGAAACCGGTAAAAAGAGCATGCAGTACATCATGGAAGCCACCGGAAGAATGCGCCAACTCATCAAAGGATTATTGGATTACAGTAGGATTGGCAGAGAGCGAAAACCGGTCATGGTGGATTGCAATTCCTTGATCAGCGATATCAAAGTGGATCTTAGCTCCCAAATTAAAGCTACGAATGCATCGATCCATGCAGATAATCTGCCGCACATCAAAGGAAATTATACTGAGCTCCGCTTATTATTCCAAAACCTTATCACCAACGGAATCAAATTCCACCAAGAAGGGGTTCCTCCTAAAATCCAGATTGGGGTCACCAAAAAGGCCGATCATTGGTTGTTCTGCATCAAGGACAATGGCATTGGGATAGAAAATAAATTTAAAGAACGTATTTTTATCATTTTCCAACGGCTTCATACCAGAAATACTTACGACGGCACGGGGATAGGGCTTGCCCATTGTCAAAAGATCGTGGAACTCCACGGCGGAAAAATATGGGTGCATTCTGAGCTTGGCAAAGGAAGTTCTTTCTTGTTTACCGTTCCAAACTAA
- the tnpA gene encoding IS200/IS605 family transposase has translation MANTYHQIYIQTIFAVKYRKATIHKSWRPKLLKVIGNLINEMGNRCIIINGVEDHIHCFFTLKPNMSISEVMQKVKSKSSKWINESNFVNHKFEWQKGFGCFSYGKSQVPNVYKYIQNQEAHHRQWDFIKEYVAFLKKFEIDFDENYIFHKPI, from the coding sequence ATGGCCAATACCTATCATCAAATTTATATCCAAACAATATTTGCAGTAAAATACAGGAAAGCAACTATCCATAAATCTTGGCGACCAAAACTTTTGAAAGTAATCGGAAACTTGATTAATGAAATGGGCAATAGATGCATCATCATAAATGGTGTTGAGGATCATATCCATTGTTTTTTTACCCTAAAACCGAATATGTCTATATCTGAAGTGATGCAAAAAGTAAAATCCAAATCATCAAAATGGATCAACGAATCCAACTTTGTCAATCACAAATTCGAATGGCAAAAAGGGTTCGGGTGTTTTAGTTACGGTAAATCACAAGTACCAAATGTCTATAAATATATCCAAAACCAAGAAGCTCACCATAGACAATGGGACTTTATAAAAGAATACGTTGCATTTTTGAAGAAATTTGAAATTGATTTTGATGAAAACTACATATTTCATAAGCCGATATGA
- a CDS encoding sugar O-acetyltransferase, which yields MTEKEKMLRGLSYNTLDPALIAQYQKARKLLKTFNALDADKMAERAELLSKLLGKKGDNVWIEAPFYCDYGENIFIGAETFINMNCTFLDDNLIKIGKNGLIAPGVQIYTATHPLKASERIKDPSERQAGEPIYRTSSKPVTIGDNVWIGGNVCIMPGVSIGDNVTIGAGSVVTKDIPSDVLAFGNPCRVVKEI from the coding sequence ATGACCGAAAAAGAAAAAATGCTCCGTGGCCTATCCTACAATACGCTCGATCCCGCACTGATCGCACAGTACCAAAAGGCTCGGAAGTTACTCAAAACGTTCAATGCCCTGGATGCTGATAAAATGGCTGAAAGGGCGGAACTCCTTTCCAAACTATTGGGTAAGAAAGGAGATAATGTCTGGATTGAAGCGCCATTCTACTGCGACTACGGGGAAAACATTTTCATCGGAGCGGAGACTTTTATAAATATGAACTGCACCTTCCTGGATGATAACTTGATCAAAATCGGCAAAAACGGATTGATTGCACCCGGAGTTCAAATCTACACGGCCACGCATCCGCTGAAGGCATCGGAAAGGATAAAAGATCCGTCCGAGCGCCAAGCAGGGGAACCCATTTACCGTACCTCCAGCAAGCCCGTCACAATCGGGGACAATGTCTGGATCGGCGGCAACGTTTGTATCATGCCGGGTGTGAGCATTGGGGACAATGTGACCATTGGCGCAGGCTCGGTGGTGACCAAGGACATCCCCAGTGATGTCTTGGCTTTTGGTAATCCATGCAGGGTCGTGAAGGAGATCTAA
- a CDS encoding class I SAM-dependent methyltransferase, with the protein MKKSFTEEELKAIATQLSHPKGEMGIDVAATMHESNLSMTEKAIELLHLEKGDRVLELGHGSAMHVGPLLAEADGLQYAGLEISQLMHEEAKKHNTTWIDEGKAAFYQYDGKKAPFESGSFDKIFTVNTIYFWSEPKKTTMELKRLLADEGSLVIAFAQKRFMENLPFTKYGFTFYDDENVIELMAAVGLVPLEQSDVTETVKSKAMEEVEREFTVMRFSR; encoded by the coding sequence ATGAAAAAGTCATTTACCGAAGAAGAACTTAAAGCCATTGCTACCCAGCTGAGCCACCCAAAAGGGGAAATGGGCATCGATGTTGCCGCTACCATGCATGAATCAAACCTCTCCATGACCGAAAAGGCCATCGAGCTGCTTCATTTGGAAAAGGGGGATCGGGTGCTGGAACTCGGTCATGGAAGTGCGATGCATGTGGGACCGCTGTTGGCTGAAGCCGATGGTCTCCAATATGCCGGGCTGGAAATTTCCCAGCTGATGCATGAAGAAGCCAAAAAACACAACACCACATGGATCGATGAGGGAAAGGCTGCTTTTTACCAATATGATGGGAAGAAAGCACCTTTTGAGTCGGGAAGCTTTGATAAGATTTTTACGGTCAACACCATTTACTTTTGGAGCGAGCCGAAGAAAACCACGATGGAGCTAAAACGGTTGCTGGCTGATGAAGGAAGCTTGGTGATTGCCTTTGCGCAGAAGCGGTTTATGGAAAACCTACCTTTTACCAAATATGGGTTTACCTTTTACGATGATGAGAATGTTATTGAGCTGATGGCAGCGGTAGGCTTGGTGCCCTTGGAGCAATCGGACGTCACCGAAACGGTCAAGAGCAAAGCGATGGAAGAGGTAGAGCGGGAGTTTACGGTGATGCGTTTTTCGAGGTAG
- a CDS encoding response regulator, with translation MNKKIKCVLLVDDDEPTNFINEIILKRTGLVEKIVPVQSGMAALEYINKAGGSDYPRPELIFLDINMPGISGWDFLEEYKKLPQHLKAKNVIVMLTTSLNPDDDAKAKTYQEISEYRSKPLTYEKITEIIEKHFAD, from the coding sequence ATGAATAAAAAAATTAAGTGTGTTTTGCTAGTAGATGATGATGAACCCACCAACTTCATCAACGAAATTATCCTCAAGCGAACCGGATTAGTCGAAAAAATAGTCCCCGTCCAAAGTGGCATGGCTGCATTGGAGTATATCAATAAAGCAGGAGGAAGTGATTATCCACGGCCAGAACTGATCTTCTTGGATATTAACATGCCAGGCATTAGTGGTTGGGATTTTCTGGAGGAGTATAAAAAGCTTCCCCAACATCTCAAAGCTAAAAATGTAATCGTTATGCTTACCACCAGTCTAAATCCTGATGATGATGCAAAAGCCAAAACCTATCAGGAAATTAGCGAATACCGCAGTAAGCCACTTACCTACGAAAAAATTACCGAAATCATCGAAAAGCACTTCGCAGATTAA